TTTCTATttcaaaaaaaaagcttctttatttttttaagtaactACAAGTATGTAACAAAGAGCCACACAAACAGGGAAATTGCCTTCCCAGCTGCCATTGAACCATCCAAGCTCTTTTCATCAGCTGAAGAGTAAACAGACTGTTTTGTCATAACATTTGAGGCTTCAGCAGCCTTAGAGGAGATTAGAGGCGGGCAGTTGGAGCTgtcagggccccagctgtcagctCCTGCACGGATCAGATGTCAGGATCTCGGTCGGTCACAGCACGGAGCACGAGCTGATTTCATTTACCCCAGTGTGCCAGTCTGCAGTTTTCCAGGGCTGAGGTGTGTACTGAGCCAGCAGAGGTTCCAGATGTTCTCATTTTTGACAGGGTGACATCTGTCAGAGGAGTGGGGCAGACAGATGGGAGAGGAACAGCTTCAGTCCTCTTATCCTGCTCTGTTGCTGTAACCCTGGCAGAGCCTGAGATGTGACTGTACAATGTGTGTGCAGGAGAATGACTGTAACTGTAATTAATCAATTAACATAGTTTCAGGATTTCCTCAGAAAGGCTGTGTGTGATGAAAGCCAGTAgtgctttttctttaatttaaaaatgcttaCAAAATTGCAAAACCACTTTATTGTGTATTGTAAAACAACTATTTGATATTATGTAGTTCATGTGAGTGTTACACAATGCAGTTTGACATGCTATAAAATAGAAATTCTATGTAAAACCTTCAAATATTTGAATAGTAGGGTCATCTGTCTTGTTTTCTTGTTGATGCCATGGGAATTTATAAATGTAATCTTTTTTTTCACAGCTCCAGAAAGATAAAAtgtgttatttaaaaaattgtttgttTAGCTATTTTATTTCTACAAGGTTTTATCCTTTTCTACAGTAAAATTAAGAGTTTTGTTAGTACAATGCATGTGAAGAAGACAAATACACATACTTCTCTATGGTTTTAGAGACAAATTAAACATATTCATTTAAGGTAGGTTATTGACCTAAATATTGTTTCCCCTATATAGTAGGGGAGTTGGTGTTCTGTGGTTATTTTTGAGGGGATGAgggatgtttggggtttttttctggttatttaatatttttagcaACTTTGCAACAAGTTTGAAAGCACTGCATTTGCAATCACCCCCAAACATTGTAATTGTATTGCAATGTATTGCTTATTTGTTCCTTATGCTGATtgatataaataatttttatttttttgcttttaggtttatttttattgacttctttttatatttttttagttGTTGCCATTGTTGAAAAATTCAGATAAACTTTACTCCTTTTATAGGTCTGCTAACACAGCTTGAAAGTGTAGTGTGCAGTTCCATATACTCCTTGGTTTGTATTGGTGGCATTTCTAATCTGGCTGGAATTGTTGAGTGGAGAGCTTTCAGTAAAGATGTTCACACACTCCTCCACTACAGATGAGTGCTACCAACTGTGTGTACATCTGGGCTTTCTCTCAAAGGCTCACACGTGAATGTGCCATGTGAGACTTCAGTTTATaaggctgctgctgaggaggagctggagttGGTTTTTAGAGAGGAAGAGGTTTTTGAGGGGAGCTTTCCTGCTAGGAGGAAGAATTGGGTAGAAATTAATGTACTATGAATATTGAGCCAAACTTCTTCATTTGCTGTCAGGAAGAAATGAGAACTCTGCTCTTGAGTGGAGTATCTGAGGGAGGTGGTTCCTGCTGAGATAGACAGGAGAGTGAAACTGGCTGCAGAGGGTTGTTTTTCCATGAGACATCCTGTTGTTTTGGTTTCCTCTTGCTGATTACCATCGCTCAGTGATCTTTGCGGCTTTGTCAGGCCGCAGTGATGACTCAACTCCCCAACTCAGTTCAAAAGTTTATTCCCTCCAGGTTTTGTATCAGACTCACAGTCCTGTGTTCCATTCTTTTATGGACACACTCGTACTGTCACTGTACTGCCTCTGCCTTTAGACAGTTGGCTCATAATCTGCAACAGGCTAAAGTAAATCTGCCTGCAAACCCAGCTgttagagaaagaaagaatggcaTTTAACATTAAAAACACAGGTAGGGCTGAATTTATTGTTTTCTAGATTGAAACAGTTTTGGCACATATAGGCTGGAGTTAGCATTCCTGTTGCATCTGAAAAAGGCACTGTCAGCCTTGGAAATATGAGCAgtgtttttccatttttgttgCTCAGCAAGTATCTTGTTTTAAAATAGCAACTGGAGTTTTTTTGAACAAGCTTGCATTTGGGAGATTGTTAAATTAATCTGTCAGAAAGGTTATTCTTTGGGATGACAATGAGataataaatgaaaatgtttattttaagaTGTCATTAGAAACAAATGTTGAAACCCAAGTACATAAAAACCACAACTCAAAGGAATGAGGATGTTGACCTTCCTTGCAGTGCTTTAGGTACCTGAAACTCATAAAACCTTAAACTGCCTGGTTGTATTTTGGTCTCCTGGGCTTATGTTTAAATGTTAATATGGCTGGTACTAAATGCTGGCTTTAAAATGATCACTGGTTTGTGAAGGGTACAGTTTTCAGTAAATATAATGGAAATACCCAGAAGTCATGCTTTGACTCAAAAAATTGTACAGAGTTGTTTATATTTAAAGTAATTTGATTCCAAAGCAATGAGCACAAACTCTGTGAAGGTAACATTTGTAAAATGACATGACATTGATCAGAATGTGTCAGTCTGACATTTGTCTTTGTACCTCAGTGTATTCGCTTTGGGCTTGATAGAGCTTGGATATTGATTTCCCTGTGTTATTGCCATTAGTCTTCATCGTCACATTGAATGGTAGGAGAAAGTAATTAATGAAACAATCTAACTTGCTTAAAACAATGagaattttgtaatttttctcctgttcagATATAATCCTCTGATAGACATGGAGTCATATTTTGCTGGTTTCAAGCACATGCAGCAGGACTATGAAGTCACTCTTGAACTTGCAAGCGAAGAGACTCAAAAAACTAAAAATGCGCTAAATTCTAGGACGGGGTCTTACGGTGTCAGCATTAGAGTCCAAGGAATCGATGGACATCCTTACATAGTACTGAACAATACAGAAGGATGTTTGCCAGaaaatcctcctcctcctggaaAAGAGCAGCAGGTCATTCCTCAGACTGTACACAAGCCTGCTGTGGACTCCAATACTGCTTTTAAATTGGAGGACAAAACCAGTGAACATACAAAATTTGCTGGAACACAGCACGTGCAACCCTCTATGCCTAAAAAACTGCAGATAACCAATGTCCATGAAAAGGAAAGTGGAATGCCAGATTTTAAAGATGAAACTATGAAATCCTCAAATTTGTTGAATTTTCAAAGACATCCTGAACTTTTGCAGCCATATGatcctgaaaaaaataatttgaactTGGATAATTACCAGTCTTCTGTATGCAGTAAATCTAAGTCTTTTGCAGATGAAAAAACTGAAGCAAAGCCTTGGATTTCCTCATCTAAAGTAGTGTCTCTACAAAAAACAAATACATACCTTGCTGAGTCAACCAAAGCAAATTCAAAAAAAATGCATCTCAACAGGTCAGTAGAAGATCCAAGTAAGCAGCTGCAGGATTGTCCCAGTAGCACGCTCAGCCCCAGTGACGTGTGTGTTTCAGAGACATTTTCACCCGCAGGAGGATCCCCCTGTGTTAGTCCCAATGCTTATCCCGAGACAAGGAAACCACGGCCAGATGTTCTTCCCTTCCGCAGGCAAGATTCCACTGGGCCAGTACTGAATGACTCCCGAAGATCCTCGTCCTCATCAGCCACTCCTACTTCTGCCAATTCCTTGTACAGATTTTTGCTGGATGACCAAGAGTACGCCATCTACGCGGACAACGTGAACCGCCACGAAAACAGGAGATACATTCCATTCTTGCCGGGAACTGGTCGTGATATTGACACTGGTTCCCTTCCAGGAGTAGACCAGCTAATTGAAAAGTTTGATAAGAGAGTTGATGCTCACAGAAGAGGCAGGTCAGGAAAAAGGAACAGAATTCATCCAGATGACCGTAAAAGATCAAGAAGCGTTGATAGTGCCTTGTCATTAGGAGTTGATGTAAATTCAGATTATTTAGGTGAATTCAGTAAAAGCTTGGGTAAGTCAGCGGAGCACTTGCTGAGACCGTCTAAAGTTTGCCTTCACAAGCAGTTATCCAGAGATCAAAACTCACCTTCCAAAGAGACAAAGATTTCTGCTCGAAGTATTGGAAAACTGCAAATGCCCAATAAAGACGCCCAGAGCAGCAGTTTCAGCTCTTTGCAACACCATAAACAGAATGGAACAGATACAGAGAGCTTGGTGGGTAGATCAGCTACACTCCCAGGACAGAGTAAGAGAGAGGAAGTTAAAACAGTAACTTCTACTTTGTTGTTGCCAAACCGAATTGCAATTACACCTGAATCAGGAGCCAAGAAGATTTCtgtaaaaacatgttcatctgTCCCTAATATACAGGTAATTTTGAGCTCATTCTTTAAGCTATCCTTTGCACTTTGCATATGAAAGCTGCCCTATTGTTAATTGTGTATTTTTCTGGTCTTCATTAGAACAAACTCCCATAGTACAATACTTCCAAATGGGATTGTTCTGGGGaaatgtaaatataattttttgttgttgttgtaagTATAGAAAACCTGATTTGTAAAACAACTGATTTTTGTATGGGTAAAGGAAGATGGTGAGGCTGAACAGATATCAAGATTCTTAAGCATACATGCACAAAAGTAGAATATGAAAAGATATGTATGCAAaatgaagttttcttttttcttttggtgtgAAGTATGGTTTCTTATTGCAGTAAGGCAAAACTCCAGTGGATCTTTCAGAACTTCAGGTCCATAGCACATAAAAGTTTTCATTAATAGGGTGGAATGGGGAATTCCAATTATACTGTTTGTATTTACAACTCTCACAGGATTTTTATCTTTTGACAATTTATCTTTATCTTTTAGGCAACTCCTGATCTCCTAAAGGGCCAGCAAGATCTTGCACAGCAAACAAATGAAGAGACTGCTAAGCAGATTCTTTACAATTACCTTAAGGAAGGGTCAGTAAACATATGTAACTTTTTGGATAAGAGACTGCATTTTCTCAATATTTATCTTCTATTACATTTGAAATGTGAAACAGTAAAGTGAAAGCTATAATTAAATGAAACATCTCTTTCACAATTCTGTATCTCAGCTGTGTCCTCTAAGGCATTATCTGATCTCAAAATACCCAGGATACCAGGACTTACATAAAGTGTTGTACAGGATATGATTAAATGCACTGGAAACCTGTCAATCAGAATATGGTTTGTCTTTTAAATACATCTGGAATAAACTTTGTATAATATAGATGTTGTTGGAGAATTCAAATAATACCTCATGGAATTTAagcctttgggttttttaaacaacaacaacaatgaaGTGCTATTTCCTAAGGTTTGACAGAAACCCTCTGTGCTTTTAATACTTTCTGCACCTGTAACTCTTGGTATTTTCTACTGATAACTTATTGAAATGTAAAGGAaagttaaattaattaaaaatacacaatgcatttaaatttcttttaattccTGATATAGCAGGTTCTGGGACATGTTCAAGTGTTATTTTACGGTGCAGTAGTCAGGACTTCTAAAACCTAGAACTACTTCTTATTTCAATATGTCTGAGTAATAGACATGCTGAATATCTGTCTTTCCACAGTCACAGTCTTCCAGAAGAGATTTGCACTTCAAGAGTTCAGTgctcttttttgtttggttggctTTTTAGAAAACATTTGGAATACAAATTTTTAACTCCTCTCTTTGAAGATTTTAGCAAATCACAGTTAAGATAATTTCTGATTTGTTTGTAGTATTTTGGGGGGTTCTGTGGAGATTTTTATTAGATTGGACAGTCTGAATTTGGTTTATGTTAACAAAATGGTGACTTTGATCATATCATTGCTTATTTGTACTGTCTGTTTTAGAAGTCCTGATAATGACGATGCAACAAAGAGGAAAGTGAACTTGGTTTTTGAGAAAATTCAGACTTTAAAGTCAAGAGCTGCTGGAAAGACACAggtaaaaaaatctttaatttgCTTTGGCTTGTTTCAAGGTGGTGCAGTATTCAGACAGGGCCTTAAGAATCTGAATCCCCGTAGTGACTTTTACTAGGCTATTCATGTGGTCCCTCAGGAACAGGGCTTAATTTTGATAGCATGAGAAGGATTAAATGCTTATTGTCTATTATTTTATCCTGGGGTATAATTAGTAAAAAcgaaaattttttttcttcatattctTCTTAATCTAGATGTACATGTGCTTTTTCACAAGATTTTAAGTGTAGTTGCTCACAGCACAGTTAACCTTTTTAGGAAATCTCTTAGTACTTGAGAAAGAGTTTGGAGcaatgaagaaaaatgttatGCACGCTCACATAAAATTTCTTGGGTAAAGATAAAATTTATTTGCAGAGATAAATGTTAATCTTTTGATTGCTGCGAGATAGACATAGCATGAGAGACTCGTGTAGCTTTTGCTATTAATGACAGCATTATTTATTTGCAAAATACATCCTAGGAAATTACccaaaaaatgtatttgaaaatcTGTCTGAACATATGAGCATTCCTTTGATGTCCATTTTGCATAATTAGTGATATCTCAGTAAAACTGGCCCAAAGTACACATAATTTGAGTCATATGTTGCctaatttgaatttttctttacGTTTgtatattttctgttttattgtCAACATGCCTTGAGCAATTTCCAAGAAGTTTTATGAAAACCAAATCATGGTTCCTTTGAAAATCTTAACTTGGCCTGACCCATGTGAAAAATTCCTGGTGAGCTCAGGCAGTTGATGCCATGCTTTGTTAGTCTTGCCTGTAGTTTTGCtttagattaaaaaagaaactgtTCTCAAAAAACATCTTGGCTTTGTGGGAATAAATGTCTCTATTTAATTGTAGGTTTCGGATTCTTCGGCTGAAGTAAAGGTATTGGTGGAACAAAAAGCAGAACTTGAAAGGAAAGTGGAAGAGTTAGAGAAAAAACTGGAACTGGAAATTAGGGTACAGCACTTTATTGTTATAAAgtttctgaatattttaaatacacttttaaaaataagtgaCAACTAATCCTCCAGCTTGAATCCCTTTTGCTTCATATTCTTCTTAATCCGGATATACCTGTGCTTTTTCAGAAGATTTTTATCTAATGGGTGGTTGGTCATAGCATTGTTACCCTTTGTAACAAATCTGTTCTTAGAATTTGAAAAGGAGTTTGGAGCAGTGAATAAAAGTGTTAAACACATGCACAATGCACTTCTTAGGTGTCTACTGAGGTAAATGTTAATCTGTTTATTGCAGTGAGACAGACACAGACTGAGAGACAAACTGTACTAATCATGTAGCTGCTGTCTATTATTTTGCCTAACTTTTGGTGTATAAAATTCAGAATCAGCAAAATTCCAAAGAAGAGAGAGATGCTACACGAGCAAGTCTGAAAGATCTTCAGTTGCAGCTTGATCAAAGTATATGTGAAAAGGAAGCCTTAAAAAAGCAGCTGGAAGAAAATGAGAAGGAACTCAGGCAAAACCTGGAGGAGTGAGTTAATTCTAGCAAAGATATCATTGAAATTTTATCTTTTCATAAACCTTTTAGATTAAAAGTACTTGTGTCTCCAGAATATGTTGATGGAACCAGACAAGTGACATTTGTTACTGTAGAAGATGTTTCTACCATTTAAAAGAGTCATGTCTTTAGAATATctggaaggaagagaaagattGCTGAATTTATAATCTTCCCCTGAATGCAAAttgcttttaatattttacGGTCAAAATATATAGTTCAAGTCTTTGAAATGTGGAAACAGTTCAATGACTAAAGTACCAGgtctgaaataaaatacaacTCCCCACTTAAATACCTGGTTAGAAGATTCTCATTTTTAGCCCTCTgacatttaatttttctgcctCATTTTATCCCATTCTCTTGGTGGCAACATGGGAATGTGTGTCTTTTTAGTACTTGAATGAACAAACTAGTATTTCAACAAATTAAAAAACTCCTGTCTGATTTTTACTGATGAGGCTTTTTCAAGTGAAGATGGAGCAGGAAAAACACCAGACTGAGATCAGAGATCTTCAAGACCAACTCTCTGAGATGCACGATGAACTGGATAATGCCAAACACACCGATGAAGGGGAGAAAGAGATTCTGATTGAGGTAAGCTAGGAGCTATCAGAACAGAAGGGGGATCAGTAAAATTGCATGAAAAGTGGAGACTAAGATACAGAAATCCATGCCTTGGCTTTTCCTCTGCTATTAACCAAAGCAATGTAGCATTATTAGGGGCCCTAAGAAAGCATGTTAGGATAGCAACATTAACCCTAAAAGGAATACAGAGTGTAAGTACCATTGTTTTATGGAGCAGGAGGTCAGATGTCTTAATGGCTGACAGACAGGTGAGTTATCCACTATTACCAGATAATAATCTCAGTTTTAGCAATTAGGAGCTGGGGTAAGAGCAGGGAAGATCAGTTTAAAAAAGATCTATATATTATCAAAGCCAGATGAGATTcagctaaaaaaattaaaagaactcAACAAAGCAGTCTCTAAATTATTTACTTTCCATTGGTGGGACCAGGGAGAGAAGGGATGAGTCTGGAGAGGAGCAAAAGAGTTACAGAGTTTCTGTCACCTTGGGATGAAAGAGGAATTGGCTGTAACCCTGGTTATACTAATATACTGATGATGAAATAGAGAACACAGCTTATTAAATTTGTTGATAAGGATGTGTAAGAGTATCAGTGCAGAAATATTAAAGATGTTTGCATGCAAGATCTGCTGAGTAGAATAACTACCTTGTTTTGTATGGGTGAGATTTGATTACTCTTAAATGAGTGTCTTAAATCTCAGGCACTGTAATTGAAAGGTGAACAAAAGTAGGGGAATATCAcaaatgatgatgatgatgatagtACTGAAAAACATTATCTTTGAAGAAGGACTTCAATCTGAATGGAGAAGTGAGGGAAGAGTCAAAAACACATCTTACAGAATGTTGCTGTAAAGGGGATAGTGATCAATTTTTCTATGTTGTGTGGAGATGGAGTAAGAAATGAGAAACTTAGCTCCAgagatttaaagaaaatgttagAAAGTTTCAGTTAATACTGATAATTAAACAGAGGAAGATGCTGCCTGGGATGATGGTAGGATCCCTTCCATTGTAGGCTTTTAATGGCAGAGTAGGTGATGTGTGTCAGGAGTGGTTTAGATGTCCTGATCCTCCTTCAGGGCAGGGGAAGTCTGCATTGTCTTTGAAAGTACAATTACTCACAGCTGGAGAAATACCAAATCAGAGAATTCCTGAAGCGCTACATTTCTGATTGTTCCTGTTATTCTGTGTTTTTGTATGCATCTTTAGTCTTCAGATTCACTGACTCTCCAGTTCCTTCCTAGAGATTTGTGGTGGGGAAAGACTTCTAGGGTTGCCCtggtgggaggaggaagggtGTGAAGACATGGACTTGATTGGGAAGCACTTGTTTTGTCTTCACCACTTGAAGAAGCAACTTTATTTATTCTTTCcagcagaaaagaaagcaaagaattatCACTGAGTTTGTTTCTCTTGCAGTGGGGGAAAATGCTTTATCTTTGGTCTTATCTATCTCATTGCTAGTGAAAGCACAACGTAGGAGTGACTCCTGCATTATTTGCAGATGGCATAACATAcaccattaaaatattttgatagtTTTGCAGCATCAGATATGTTGACCTATTATATAAAATATCAGCTATGTGTTATACTTCTAATAATATTAGAGTTGAGCAAATTTTCAGCTTACAATAAAAGCTGTAAGAAATATGTCAGTCATATGGAACAAAGTTGTCCTTGGGGAGCTGAAGTGCTTTCTTTCTGTGAGACAAACAGAACATCCACAGGGGCTATTTGACACACAGCTGTGTTTAATTTTGGGCTATAGGAGCTGATGCAAATGAAGCAGGATCTGCAAGAAGTATTGATAGCAAAAGATCAACAAGAAGAGATTttgagaaagagagagagggagctCACAGCTTTGAAAGGAGCACTTAAAGAAGAGGTATCCAGCCATGACACAGAGATGGACAAACTTAAAGAGCAGCACGATAAAGAATTGCTGGATCTACGCCAGAGCCTGGAGAAAGCAACAGAGGTACGTGAGGGCTAACAATTACCTCTGCAGGGGAAGATTCTACCTCTCTCAGATGCTGTAAACCAGATGCTTTCAGATACTCTTATTTTCTTAGCAAAATAGACAAAGATTTATTTAGGTCAGGAGGTTCTTGGCTGCTGATACTAAGTTTTATTTCATACACATCTCATGTTTTGATTGTTTGTCCCAGCTGAAGTTGTGGTCCTTTCTTCAAGCACTTATTTACTGCATTTGCTTAATTGCAAACTTTGAGGGAGAATAGATGGGAGTATAGTGCAGAGAACCATTTGCTTGTCCTGGGTTAAAGAGAGTCACCAAAACCTTGAGGGTACCCTTGAAGACTCCAGGGTGCTTTGCCAGTCATAGTGTTGAGATCATTTCTAGCAGTTCTCTGCAGTTCTTTGCAGCCCACTGTTCCTACATTCAGGTTCTTGTGTCATATCCTGTTCCCTGGCTGCATTGTTCCACCTTGGCCATTCAAATTCTCAATATCAGTGCAgggttttgtgttttattttgtgtcctTTTCATTTATTGAACTTATGCTTGTTTACTGAATAGTCAAAGGAATGTGAGCACAAGAAAACAGCAGGGATTTGGGTGTTTCAAATCAGAcaggaagaaaacagaactgAAGGAATTGCCTCTTCCAGCATCTGCAGGAAGTCTTTGTGAGAGGGAGAATAGGAACAGTTTCAGATGTGTGTATTTATTATTGTTTTCCAAAAGATGTCCTTTGTGAAATTTTCTATATAGAGACAGCAGGTGGGAACAtattgaaagattttttttttactacgaGGACAGTTCTCTTAAAGTTTTGAGCATTCTTTTTACAGTGACAGCTTTTTGTGTCTTTTCTGTATTCCctcattttatttctcaaatGTTTGAGAATATTTCTGCAGGTGATGTGGGCTTCACCAGTATGTCAGAACTGTAGGCCCAGTTTTATGCTTAGAGATATCCATGCTAATTTATGTCTGTTACCTACACTGTTCTTAGGTGGGTTGTACTTACCCTGCTGGTTGTAACACAGAACTGAGGGAAAATTAAGCTTGAAGCTGGAAAGAAGTTTCCAAATCTTTATATGCTCTATGAGCAAAGTAGGAGCTCATGTGGAAGATGCTGGATAGGTATTGTATGATTGAATTCTGACAGAAGATTTTATCCTTTTAAAGGTTTGTTTTAAATGTGCAATTTTCTTCAGAGGTTAGAAAATTTTATAAATGCCAGTTTGTTTATGCAGCCTAGGACTTGTACTTGAGGTTGTTCAGCTTTGCTTAAATGTGttgtttctctttgttttacATCATCATGAAGATATTTGACTTGTCTGAGCTGCATGAACTGAattagtttttttctttgagagaAAAGTAGAACATTTAAATTATCATTTTTTATTACACAGTAATCGTAGTGACAGCTCAACCTCAATGAACCATCTTTTCAAAGTTAGTCCATGGTAATTTACTGTATTTCAATTATGGAGCTGTAATTACGActgacaagaaatgaaagagCAGTCTGTTTGGCATAACAATAACACAGTCTGGGAAATGGCTCTATGACTGGGTTGCTATGACTTAGAGATATTTATAAATAGCATTTATTTACTTGCATGACATAGTCTATCTAATGGTAAATTTAATAAGACATACAAAAGTgaaatttatttgtttaatgTTGGTCTAAGTACCAGTTCTCTTCCCATTTGAAttgaaatttttgtttttattggaAGTAAAACTTTTAACATATTTAATTGGAAGGAggtgttttctttcatttttgggttggtttttttaaattttgctggTATTTGTACTCAATGATTTCTTGAAGCACAGCATTATCTTTATATTTATCTTTATGCCTGCAGGCTGAGATTTGTTGTTGAGTTTGATATATCATTTATCAGGAGAGTAGAACCATTCTCTGCAGGAAATTTCCTGACTGATCTGTTGTCATCTTATATATACTGGTAATTATTTGGTTaataattaatttgaaataCCCAGGAGACATAAACAATTGAAGCTACTTGgcctgttattttttttaatatattactGCAAGCTGGAAAAATTCATACCTGATGGCAGTATACAAGAAACCTACATCAAAGATTAGTGGGAAGGCCCCTTCTGTTGTACTTTATGAGCAAAACAGGAGTGTAAGTGCTGTAGTAGTGGTTTGTCATACAAAGAAATGTGGATAGGGATGTTTGATAGATCAGGTTGTATCAGGACCTCTATGTACAAGAGTGTTGATAcgtattttccttctgaatcaTCCAGATTGCTACAATGAATGAGGGTGTTTTGTGATATATAGGCTGTTAAGAACGTTTTAGCATGGGGAAAGGAAGTAGTTTTTATGCCAGTGTTAAATCAACAGAAATTTCATCTGCTGGAGGTGTCAGATAGGTTGGCAAGTAATGTGCAGTGCATTTAGTCTGTGTGAATGCCACATAGATCTGTTTGCAAATAATGTTAGAAACACACTCGAGGTTATCTGAtagaagagcagagcagggttGTTTGTCATCATGATTCTGTTCTCATGCTCACTAACATGGTgctagtttggggtttttttgttggatttttatTGTTATCGTTATCtgattcctgtttttttttaatagagaatTTGAAATAAAGTCACAAATATTTAAgatattctttttctttgctaCAGTTTAACTTTTTAACTTATTTTTGTGTTATGTCTTTTGTTTGTGTGGTCTTGAGATGGCTGTCACTATTCTTGACTTCATTGCTTGTTTGTTGAGACTGAGACCAGACTATTTCCATTTAACAATAGGAAAAGTTTTGTTCTTCCATGACATAGCTCTGTGGGATAATAATTATctttaatttaataataaatttaaaaattaatgtctTTCTGATTAAGAACAGATTTCTCCATAACTGCAAGTGCTAGAACAGAGATTAATATGAATCCTACTCCAGTTTTAATGCCATAGAAAAATTTCTGTTATTTAATCTGGCTCTACAACACAACAGTCCAGGATTGTACTATTTTAACCATGAGTGCTCTGTCACTGTAGATGAAGTGCCACTGTTTCAGTAAAATTAGGAAATAGCTTTTGGAATGTAATGCTGCAGGTGAAAGGTTCTAGCACATTGCAGCTAATACTGTTCTAATTCCACTGAAATTGTATCAGCTCAGGAGGGCAGTTGCAAACTGCACAGCACTTCAAATTTGCATCTGTATTTAGAGAAGCTAGCTGATGTTGTTCAGAAAAAGCTGTAATCATCACGTTAGGAAGAGGCTTATCTAAGCCTGACCTTGACTGATTTATTTGGCATGTCATATGTCTGACCTTGTTCTCAGAATGATAATGCAGACACTCAGAGTTTAGAGCTGATTAATTTATCAAGGCATTTGAGAATGCAA
Above is a genomic segment from Agelaius phoeniceus isolate bAgePho1 chromosome 13, bAgePho1.hap1, whole genome shotgun sequence containing:
- the CGNL1 gene encoding cingulin-like protein 1 isoform X1; the encoded protein is MESYFAGFKHMQQDYEVTLELASEETQKTKNALNSRTGSYGVSIRVQGIDGHPYIVLNNTEGCLPENPPPPGKEQQVIPQTVHKPAVDSNTAFKLEDKTSEHTKFAGTQHVQPSMPKKLQITNVHEKESGMPDFKDETMKSSNLLNFQRHPELLQPYDPEKNNLNLDNYQSSVCSKSKSFADEKTEAKPWISSSKVVSLQKTNTYLAESTKANSKKMHLNRSVEDPSKQLQDCPSSTLSPSDVCVSETFSPAGGSPCVSPNAYPETRKPRPDVLPFRRQDSTGPVLNDSRRSSSSSATPTSANSLYRFLLDDQEYAIYADNVNRHENRRYIPFLPGTGRDIDTGSLPGVDQLIEKFDKRVDAHRRGRSGKRNRIHPDDRKRSRSVDSALSLGVDVNSDYLGEFSKSLGKSAEHLLRPSKVCLHKQLSRDQNSPSKETKISARSIGKLQMPNKDAQSSSFSSLQHHKQNGTDTESLVGRSATLPGQSKREEVKTVTSTLLLPNRIAITPESGAKKISVKTCSSVPNIQATPDLLKGQQDLAQQTNEETAKQILYNYLKEGSPDNDDATKRKVNLVFEKIQTLKSRAAGKTQVSDSSAEVKVLVEQKAELERKVEELEKKLELEIRNQQNSKEERDATRASLKDLQLQLDQSICEKEALKKQLEENEKELRQNLEELFQVKMEQEKHQTEIRDLQDQLSEMHDELDNAKHTDEGEKEILIEELMQMKQDLQEVLIAKDQQEEILRKRERELTALKGALKEEVSSHDTEMDKLKEQHDKELLDLRQSLEKATESAAVLQSEKNAAQEERNSVENQVKELIEENKQLKRTLAELERKIEELHKQIDNMKVEENSVKEKLKTCEEEKQQLEEALKHAEKEGKELLGLKAALESQLEDLQENIRCISQERQQLSQQLKDETQQKEQLKQIKNEMENERLQLNKTVEKLQEEMSEMVEISRTSTLELQSQLDEYKEKNRREFADLQRQLKEKNIEVEKSRLMNIRMQDEMRLMEENLRDHQRAQDEAITKTQLLEQTVKSLEYELEAKNHLKDDRARQIKLMEDKLSHLELELDEEKNNSDLLSERISRCREQIEQMRTELLQERAIKQDLECDKISLERQNKDLKSRILHLEGSYRSSKEGLVAQMEARITELEERLANEERDRVNFQLSNRRLERKVKELMLQVDDEHLSLTDQKDQLSLRLKAMKRQVEEAEEEIDRLENAKKKLQRELEEQLDINEQLQGQLNTAKKELSRLKKSPSKVLADSDDDDDDEDDFSTDGDSLCEVPSGNNFSKDDDTKI